In Neofelis nebulosa isolate mNeoNeb1 chromosome 7, mNeoNeb1.pri, whole genome shotgun sequence, the following proteins share a genomic window:
- the C7H14orf119 gene encoding uncharacterized protein C14orf119 homolog, producing the protein MPLESSSSSMPLSFPTPLPSVPDSITNSSPPPMSYITSQEMKCILHWFASWSGPQRERFLQDLVAKAVPGKLQPLLEGLEQLSVSGANRPPCIFECQLRLWDQWFRGWAEQERNEFVRQLEVSEPDFVAKFYQAVAATAGKD; encoded by the coding sequence ATGCCACTGGAATCATCTTCCTCTTCGATGCCACTATCCTTCCCTACTCCCTTACCCTCAGTGCCAGACAGTATTACtaactcttccccacccccaatgtCTTACATCACTTCCCAGGAGATGAAGTGTATTCTTCACTGGTTTGCCAGTTGGTCAGGTCCCCAGCGTGAGCGTTTCCTACAGGACCTGGTAGCTAAGGCAGTGCCGGGAAAATTACAGCCACTGCTGGAAGGTCTGGAGCAGCTTAGTGTGTCTGGAGCAAACCGACCGCCTTGTATCTTTGAGTGTCAGCTACGTCTTTGGGATCAGTGGTTTCGAGGTTGGGCTGAGCAGGAGCGCAACGAATTTGTCAGGCAGCTGGAGGTCAGTGAGCCAGACTTCGTGGCAAAGTTTTACCAAGCAGTGGCTGCTACAGCTGGTAAAGATTGA
- the CIROP gene encoding ciliated left-right organizer metallopeptidase produces the protein MLLLLFLGIAASRCLHDETQKSVSLLRPPLSQLAPDFRSASFTHPGSRDPQPLRIRTCYIRDPVSDGAWDTEGAGRRGVFHALVAARQAARRLQGVLAVPPVQGPLLLSRDPAQYCHAVWGDPDTPNYHRCSLLNPGYKGESCLGVKIPDAHLRGYALWPEQGPPQLVQPDGPGVQNTDFLLYVRIAHTSKCHGEPSIIAYAACCQLDSEDRPLAGTIVYCAQHLASPSLSHSDIITATLHELLHALGFSGQLFKKWRDCPSGPGVPENCSTRPQVTRRDEWGQLLLTTPAVSHSLAKHLGVLGASLGVPLEEEGTLSSHWEARLLQGSVMTATFDGARRTRLDPVTLAAFKDSGWYQVNHSAAEELLWGRGSGLEFGLVTTCGAGSSDFFCTGSGLGCHYLHLDKGSCSSDPMLEGCRMYKPLANGSECWKKENGFPPGADNPHGEIYHSQSRCFLANLTSQLLRGDETRHPSQIPHLKEAEFTGRCYLHQCTERGAYNVQVEGSPWASCLPGKAIQIPGYYGLLFCPRGRLCQTNEGTSAVTSPPVSLATQDLLFHLSLQLAGPPGHSVGKEMLEELTEAVLQALVSRGHTGRCYFHSPSTTTGLVFTVYMWKSSGCHGPSVGMLHRALTLSLHKKPLEVYYGGASFTTEHIKSLVTLDHNSSMTHLGLSMGLCLTLLILVGALGTMAYQRRAILQVAPAAPHHSPELQETRGPVEGVREV, from the exons ATGTTGTTGCTGCTGTTCCTGGGGATTGCTGCAAGCAGATGCCTACACGATGAGACACAGAAGTCTGTGAGCCTGCTCAGGCCCCCTCTCTCCCAACTTGCCCCAGACTTCCGCTCTGCTTCCTTCACCCACCCTGGCTCTCGTGATCCTCAGCCCCTGAGAATCCGAACCTGCTATATCAGAGATCCTGTATCAGATGGAGCTTGGGATACTGAGGGAGCCGGAAGGAGAGGAGTATTTCATGCCCTGGTGGCTGCCAGACAGGCTGCTAGGAGACTCCAGGGTGTCCTTGCAG tccCTCCAGTGCAAGGACCCCTGCTTCTGAGTCGAGACCCTGCACAGTACTGCCATGCTGTCTGGGGAGACCCAGACACCCCAAACTACCACAG GTGCAGCCTCTTGAACCCAGGGTACAAAGGAGAGAGTTGCCTGGGAGTAAAG ATCCCTGACGCCCATCTCCGTGGTTATGCACTGTGGCCAGAGCAGGGTCCCCCACAACTTGTCCAGCCAGATGGGCCTGGGGTCCAAAACACTGATTTTCTCCTGTATGTGCGGATTGCCCACACTTCCAAGTGCCATGGAGAG CCTTCTATCATAGCCTATGCTGCCTGCTGCCAGCTGGACTCAGAAGACAGGCCCCTTGCTGGTACCATTGTCTACTGTGCCCAACATCTTgccagccccagcctcagccaTAGTGACATCATCACG GCCACACTACATGAATTGCTCCATGCTCTGGGTTTCTCTGGACAGCTCTTCAAGAAGTGGCGGGATTGCCCCTCAGGACCCGGTG TTCCAGAGAACTGTTCTACAAGGCCACAAGTCACAAGGCGTGATGAGTGGGGACAGCTGCTTCTCACTACCCCAGCTGTTAGCCACAGCCTGGCCAAACACTTGGGAGTGCTAGGGGCTTCACTGGGTGTTCCCTTGGAAGAAGAG GGCACTTTGTCTTCACACTGGGAGGCCCGACTGCTCCAGGGTTCTGTAATGACCGCTACCTTCGATGGTGCCCGGCGCACTCGACTTGATCCCGTCACTCTTGCTGCCTTCAAAGATTCAGGCTGGTACCAAGTCAACCACAGTGCTGCAGAGGAGCTGTTGTGGGGCCGGG GATCTGGCCTGGAATTTGGCCTGGTGACCACATGTGGGGCTGGCTCCTCAGACTTCTTCTGTACTGGCAG CGGACTGGGCTGCCACTACCTGCACCTGGACAAGGGGAGCTGTTCCTCAGACCCCATGCTGGAAGGCTGCCGCATGTACAAGCCCCTGGCCAATGGG AGTGAATGctggaagaaggaaaatggatTCCCACCTGGGGCAGACAACCCCCACGGGGAAATTTACCATTCCCAGAGTCGTTGCTTCCTTGCCAACCTCACTTCACAACTGCTCCGTGGGGACGAGACCAGGCATCCCTCTCAGATCCCACACCTGAAGGAAGCAGAGTTCACTGGCCGCTGCTACTTACATCAATGCACAGAAAGGGGAGCATACAACGTGCAGGTAGAGGGGTCACCCTGGGCCTCATGCCTTCCTGGAAAGGCTATTCAG ATACCTGGGTACTATGGTCTTCTCTTCTGTCCCCGGGGTCGGCTGTGTCAAACAAATGAAGGTACCAGTGCTGTTACTTCCCCACCTGTGAGTCTTGCCACCCAAGACCTGTTATTCCATCTGTCTTTACAATTAGCTGGGCCCCCAGGCCACTCTGTGGGGAAAGAAATGCTAGAAGAGCTGACTGAAGCAGTACTACAGGCTCTGGTGAGCAGAGGCCACACTGGCAG GTGCTATTTCCACAGCCCCTCCACTACCACTGGACTGGTGTTCACTGTGTACATGTGGAAGTCCTCTGGCTGCCACGGGCCTTCAGTTGGTATGCTGCACAGGGCCCTGACCCTGAGTCTCCACAAGAAGCCCCTGGAAGTATATTATGGAGGAGCCAGCTTTACCACAGAACACATCAA GTCACTGGTTACCTTGGACCATAATTCCTCCATGACTCATCTAGGGCTGTCCATGGGACTCTGCCTAACACTGCTTATCCTGGTGGGTGCACTGGGAACCATGGCCTATCAGAGAAGAGCTATTCTCCAGGTGGCACCAGCTGCCCCTCACCATTCACCAGAGCTCCAAGAAACAAGGGGCCCAGTTGAAGGAGTAAGAGAGGTGTGA